In the genome of Luteitalea pratensis, the window AATGGCGACCGCGCGCTTTCGGCGACGCCATCTCGTTCTCGGTCGTGCGCGCCCGCGACGCGCTTGACCCTCGTTCGAGTTCGTGATTAGAATCGCCGCCTCAATCAGACGGATTTCGGTCGGGCCCCCTGCGACAGGTGCTTTTTGCGGGCGCGCGGATGCGATATCACCGATCCCATCGCGAACTCGCGCTCTGGCCCGGTGTCCTTCCAAGCGCCCCCGGGAGTCCTCGCCGTTAGCGCACGTCCCCTCTTCGCCGGTTGAGCAAGCCTCCCGATCGTGCCCGACATCGCGGGCCAGGGGTGCGCCCGCAGCCATCGATTGAGGGAGTCGTATTGATGAACCTCAGACTGAAGGTCCTGCTCGGTCCCGTCGCCGTCATCGCGATGTTCGTGGCAGTCGTGACGATGGCCTCGGTCTTGGCGAGCCGCGCCTCCCAGGAACCATCCAGTACGCCCGCCGCTGCCGCAGCCCAGACGCCTCCCGCAACAGCCGAACCTGCCCCCGCGGCAGGCGAGGCTGCGCCCAAGGCAGAGGCGCCGAGTGCGGCCCAATCCAAGCCCTACGAGGAAGTGCCGTACCGGGCCGTCCCCAGGGTCGGCAGCCGTGTCGCCATCTGGATGGTCGCGCAGCTGCACCTGTTGTTTGCGGCGTTCGTCCTGGCCATCCCGATCTTCGCGCTCATCGTCGAGGCGATCGGATACAAGACCGGCGACCGGCGATACGACCGGCTCGCACACGAGTTCACGAAGCTCCTGTCAGTCTCCTTCTCGCTCACGGCGACGTTCGGTGCGGCGCTGACGTTCATGCTCATCATCCTGTACCCGAAGTTCACCAACTACATGATGAGCGTGTTCTCCCCCACCTTCCTTCCGTACGTCCTGCTCTTCTTCTTCGAAGCCTTTTTCCTCTACACGTACTACTACGGCTGGGGAAAGTTCCACCCGCTCGTGCACCTCGGCCTCGGGCTTGGCCTGAACGTCGTGGGTACGGCGATCATGTTCATCGCCAACTCCTGGCTGACGTTCATGATGTCGCCGCGCGGGGTCAACAGTACCGGGGCGGTGATCAACGTCTGGGAGGCCGTCAACAACTTCACCTGGATGCCGATCAATGTCCACCGCATGATCGCGAACGTCGCGTTCGGCGGGTCGGTCGCTGCGGCGTACGCGGCCTTCAAGTTCCTGCAGGCGGAAACCGACGAGGAGCGCGCGCACTACGACTGGATGGGCTACATCGGCAACTTCGTCGCGATCAGTGCCTTCCTGCCGCTGCCCTTCGCCGGCTACTGGCTGGCGAAGGAAATCTACGCCTACTCGCAGACGCTCGGATTGACGATGATGGGCGGTGCCTTCTCGTGGCTCTTCATCATCCAGGCGGTGCTGATCGGCAACCTGTTCCTCGCCGCCAACTACTACCTGTGGCTCGGCATGGGGCGGGTCGAAGGCGCGCAGGGGTTCCAGAAGGTCATCAAGTACCTGCTGGCGGTGATCGTGCTCTGCTTCATGGTCTGGGCAACGCCGCGTTCGATCATCGCGACGGTCTCCGAGATCCGGGCGATGGGTGGGTCCTCACACCCGATCCTGGGCTTCCTCGGCGTCATGTCGGCCAAGAACACGGCCGTGAACATCCTGATCCTCACGACGTTCATGAGCTTCCTGCTCTATCGCCGGACCGGCAAGGTGGCAACGGTGGCGTGGGCGAAGAAGGGGCATGCGGCGCAGCTCACGATATTCGCGGCCGCTGCACTCTTTGTCATCTTCCTCGGCGTCTACGGCTACTTCGTCGAGGCGACGGTCCGAATCAAGCTCTCGGTGCCGCAGGTCCTCTCTGTCCTCTTCGCCATGGTGTCGATCACCGCCATCGACGTGTTCCTGTTCCGCCATGCGACGAGAACGGGCGAAGTGCGATGGGGGAAGATGCCGGTGATCTCGCAGTACGTGCTGATCTTCATCGCCGTCACGTTCACGTGGCTCATGGGGCTCATGGGCTACGTGCGCTCCGGACTTCGCCAGCACTGGCACGTGTACGGCGTCATTCGTGATCGCTCACCGGACGCCTTCACGCCGACGCTCGGCTTCGCGACGCAGGTGGTGTCGGTGACCGTGCTCCTGTTCTTCGTCCTGATCGGCTTCGTGTTCTGGATCACGAGCCTTCACGACCGGCCCGATTTCGAGGAGCGAGGCCGCGTCCGGCACGGCTCCGACGATGTCACTCCGGCGGTGTCGAGTGGCTCGTCTGCACACACGTAAGCGGATCACAACGTCATGAGGATTCCGCACATCGTCCGCATCGGCGCGCTCGTCCTCGCCACGACGGGGTTCTATACCTATGTCGGCCAGATGGTGCCCCAGAAGGAGGTACAGCCTCCCGAGGACGCAGCCATCGGCGCCGAGATGACCACCGCCGACATGGTCAAGGTGGGCCGCCAGATCATGAGCGGCAAGGGGCTGTGCCTCACCTGTCACACGGTCGGGAAAACCGGGGCGCTGCGGTTCCCTGATCTCCAAGGCGTCGCCGTCCGGGCGAAGACCCGCGTCCAGGGCCTGAGCGACGTCGAGTACTTCGCCCAGTCACTGTATGAACCCATGGCCTTCGTCGTGCCGGGGTTCCCGCCGGCGATGCCGCCCATGAACCAGCCTCCGTTCGGCCTCACGGACCAGGAGATTCTCTGTGTGATCGCCGCCCTCCAGACGTATGGCGGCACGCCGACGGTCACGCTGCAGACGACGCACCATTATTCCGGCAAGGGCGCGGCCGCACCAGGTGGCACGGCCGCTCCGGATGCAGGCGCCGCGCCAGCCGGGGAGCCGGCACCGGCCGAACCGAAGAAGGGCGCCCAGCTGCGACCTGGCGGGAGCCCGAAACTGGTCGCGGTCCATCAGTCGGCGCGGCTCGAGGGAGCGGTGTCCCGATGAAGATCCTCGTCGTCGTCGCCGTGCTCGTCGTGTTCGGGGTGCTTCGCCTCCGCCGGGCAAGCCTATTGGCGTGGGCGGGTGCGTGGTGGGTAGGGCTTTACGTCCTCCTGCGGTTCGGATTCACGGCGCCGATTCCGTCCTCAGTCGTCACGATCTACATGGGCATCGTGACGCTCGCGATCCTCGCATACGTGACATCCAGCGAGGAGCGCCGGGGCGACGTCTCCGGCCCGCTCGTCCGCTTCATGACGGAGCGGCGGTACACACCACTCCTCGGCGCGACGATCGTCGCCATCCCCGCACTCGCGGCGGCGAACGTCTACGTGCAGATGAACGTCCCGCTGCAGCCGCCGCTGTTCTCGC includes:
- a CDS encoding cytochrome ubiquinol oxidase subunit I, producing the protein MNLRLKVLLGPVAVIAMFVAVVTMASVLASRASQEPSSTPAAAAAQTPPATAEPAPAAGEAAPKAEAPSAAQSKPYEEVPYRAVPRVGSRVAIWMVAQLHLLFAAFVLAIPIFALIVEAIGYKTGDRRYDRLAHEFTKLLSVSFSLTATFGAALTFMLIILYPKFTNYMMSVFSPTFLPYVLLFFFEAFFLYTYYYGWGKFHPLVHLGLGLGLNVVGTAIMFIANSWLTFMMSPRGVNSTGAVINVWEAVNNFTWMPINVHRMIANVAFGGSVAAAYAAFKFLQAETDEERAHYDWMGYIGNFVAISAFLPLPFAGYWLAKEIYAYSQTLGLTMMGGAFSWLFIIQAVLIGNLFLAANYYLWLGMGRVEGAQGFQKVIKYLLAVIVLCFMVWATPRSIIATVSEIRAMGGSSHPILGFLGVMSAKNTAVNILILTTFMSFLLYRRTGKVATVAWAKKGHAAQLTIFAAAALFVIFLGVYGYFVEATVRIKLSVPQVLSVLFAMVSITAIDVFLFRHATRTGEVRWGKMPVISQYVLIFIAVTFTWLMGLMGYVRSGLRQHWHVYGVIRDRSPDAFTPTLGFATQVVSVTVLLFFVLIGFVFWITSLHDRPDFEERGRVRHGSDDVTPAVSSGSSAHT
- a CDS encoding c-type cytochrome, which codes for MRIPHIVRIGALVLATTGFYTYVGQMVPQKEVQPPEDAAIGAEMTTADMVKVGRQIMSGKGLCLTCHTVGKTGALRFPDLQGVAVRAKTRVQGLSDVEYFAQSLYEPMAFVVPGFPPAMPPMNQPPFGLTDQEILCVIAALQTYGGTPTVTLQTTHHYSGKGAAAPGGTAAPDAGAAPAGEPAPAEPKKGAQLRPGGSPKLVAVHQSARLEGAVSR